One window of Dysidea avara chromosome 11, odDysAvar1.4, whole genome shotgun sequence genomic DNA carries:
- the LOC136239142 gene encoding acid-sensing ion channel 4-A-like has product MEKGASAPTSSDYKRVDKKRRAAALQIWKSFHTCSAYSSFHGIPFLTAESRFNVKVILWIVFLLAATILMLYSLGAISSRFAARRTYLTSSYHFPKHMKFPAITFCNINPLKYSAVLTNNMSLEQADLFLAYLSNTIGVRSLPVSFFANFAQQYDAAHGGNNTLFQDMGHTIEDMILSCTFDGRPCSVQDFTTRSTSVGLCHTFNPNGNLTSYHVSRPGSRYGLLLRLNAEQYEYFTSTVSSAGINVFIHDHNHFPHIGTHNRLLISPGVRTQMVITEKRYRLLSPPGGQCNDHVTLTHFKSYTRESCLIECETQLAIRECGCKAEYMPGSTRTCTLNETIYCLVPYQHQFQQKYCDCPVPCESVEYNIQESYSRYPGPHLLGLYNVSYFLQLGLFPIPDFIISNFTYPNGTIVYYVNPSFTSSHLSATISKFAIYYDALEYIFSEEELQYTLFRYVADFIGYIGIFFGVGLLTFFEVLELIYSLFKPPSEKQ; this is encoded by the coding sequence ATGGAAAAAGGGGCCTCAGCGCCGACTTCCAGTGATTACAAACGTGTTGATAAAAAAAGAAGAGCAGCGGCGTTACAAATTTGGAAGAGCTTTCATACATGTTCTGCTTACTCGTCATTTCATGGAATACCATTCCTTACCGCGGAGAGCAGGTTCAATGTGAAAGTTATACTTTGGATTGTGTTCTTATTAGCAGCAACTATTTTAATGTTATATTCACTAGGTGCAATTTCTAGCAGGTTTGCAGCTAGGAGGACTTACCTTACTTCTAGTTATCATTTTCCAAAGCATATGAAGTTTCCTGCAATcacattttgtaacattaatCCATTAAAATATTCAGCTGTTCTCACAAACAACATGTCCTTGGAACAAGCAGATCTATTTCTAGCATACCTTTCAAACACCATTGGTGTTAGGTCCTTACCTGTTTCATTCTTTGCTAATTTTGCACAACAGTATGATGCAGCTCATGGTGGGAACAACACTCTATTTCAAGACATGGGACATACAATTGAAGATATGATTCTTTCATGTACATTTGATGGCAGACCGTGTTCAGTACAAGACTTCACAACACGGTCAACCAGTGTTGGTCTGTGTCACACTTTTAATCCAAATGGCAACTTGACCTCTTATCATGTTAGCAGACCAGGATCCAGATATGGTTTACTTCTTAGACTGAATGCGGAGCAGTATGAATACTTCACATCTACTGTTAGTTCAGCAGGAATCAATGTGTTTATTCATGATCATAATCACTTTCCACACATCGGCACTCATAACAGGTTATTGATATCACCAGGTGTAAGGACACAAATGGTCATCACAGAAAAAAGATATCGACTACTATCTCCCCCAGGTGGACAGTGTAATGATCATGTCACTCTGACACATTTCAAGAGTTACACTAGAGAGTCATGTCTGATAGAGTGTGAGACACAACTTGCCATCAGAGAATGTGGTTGTAAGGCTGAGTACATGCCTGGAAGTACCCGCACTTGTACCCTCAATGAAACTATTTATTGTCTGGTACCTTATCAACATCAGTTCCAACAAAAGTATTGTGACTGTCCAGTACCCTGTGAAAGTGTGGAGTATAACATTCAAGAATCCTATTCCAGATATCCAGGACCACATCTTCTTGGTCTATACAATGTCAGCTATTTTCTTCAACTTGGGTTGTTTCCAATACCAGACTTTATTATAAGCAATTTCACTTACCCAAATGGCACAATAGTCTATTATGTGAATCCCTCATTCACTTCTTCTCACCTATCAGCCACTATCAGCAAGTTTGCTATATACTACGATGCTTTAGAGTACATATTTTCTGAAGAAGAGTTGCAGTACACCTTGTTCAGATATGTTGCAGACTTTATCGGATATATTGGCATATTTTTTGGAGTTGGCTTGTTGACATTCTTTGAAGTATTGGAGTTGATCTACTCATTATTCAAACCTCCTTCAGAGAAGCAATAA